Proteins co-encoded in one Brassica oleracea var. oleracea cultivar TO1000 chromosome C4, BOL, whole genome shotgun sequence genomic window:
- the LOC106338804 gene encoding uncharacterized protein LOC106338804: MRSPRSSSCSKCSSSSSSSSYSLAATSLKSRLLTIFKKAQELTTLCDIEACVIHYGPDGEMRTWPENRDIVRSLALRYIQLDQAKRRKKSVNLYEFLNKNKEKKKMIDNFKKAKRNVEELKYPISDHYTPDQINQLIHSLELSYSKLQERRRFLAAKANLDDRQHSLNPNHFTKYPQESCVYDQNNNNYNFQHLCLSDYSTLHYQLMPYGGSDQNMMCMVNNFQHPCVSSNTTDYSVFPLELQESVSNYELNQLMPHELNYGFDQNMCMADTTNSCNVEDPCLSDDFCFDFQDPYSGFMVGNPSFSHDFNPVMSSSYVDENRLLQASTLPSL; the protein is encoded by the coding sequence ATGCGATCACCTCGTTCTTCCTCTTGTTCCAAGTGCTCTTCTTCTTCTTCTTCTTCAAGTTATTCACTCGCTGCAACGAGTTTGAAAAGCAGACTCTTGACGATATTCAAGAAAGCTCAGGAGCTTACTACTCTCTGTGATATCGAAGCCTGCGTCATTCATTATGGACCTGACGGAGAAATGAGGACATGGCCTGAGAACAGAGACATAGTGAGATCCCTCGCTCTCCGCTACATCCAGTTAGACCAAGCCAAGAGACGCAAGAAAAGCGTCAATCTTTACGAGTTCCTCAACAAGAATAAGGAGAAGAAGAAGATGATCGACAATTTCAAGAAGGCGAAGAGGAATGTTGAAGAACTAAAGTATCCAATCTCTGATCATTACACTCCCGACCAAATCAACCAACTGATTCACTCCTTGGAACTAAGCTACTCGAAATTGCAAGAAAGACGTCGTTTTCTTGCGGCAAAAGCAAACTTGGATGACCGTCAACATTCTTTGAACCCCAACCACTTCACCAAGTACCCACAAGAGTCTTGTGTTTATGATCAGAACAACAACAACTACAACTTTCAACATCTTTGCCTTTCAGATTACTCAACGTTACATTATCAGTTGATGCCTTATGGTGGTTCTGATCAGAACATGATGTGTATGGTTAACAACTTTCAACATCCTTGCGTCTCCTCAAACACAACAGATTACTCAGTGTTTCCACTAGAGCTACAAGAATCTGTGAGCAACTACGAGTTGAATCAGTTGATGCCTCATGAGCTTAATTATGGCTTTGATCAGAATATGTGTATGGCTGATACTACCAACAGCTGCAACGTTGAAGATCCATGTCTCTCAGATGACTTCTGCTTTGATTTTCAGGACCCTTATAGTGGTTTCATGGTCGGTAACCCTAGCTTCTCTCATGATTTTAATCCCGTTATGTCTTCAAGCTATGTCGATGAGAACAGACTACTTCAGGCATCTACTCTACCATCCCTCTAG
- the LOC106340886 gene encoding putative disease resistance protein At4g11170, giving the protein MYSSLLAGRDVDVFLSFCCETSDHRVLQDHLLGSGIQTFESISWGETRVRSVDQRTLKALEESKAVVMLSKREPCSVGFLEELIVILEFQEKGSLKVIPICLTPYPFVDVEEENSQLYPENAPSWRAALTKLSNIATEYPFSRNIKSMFLPDWLREVARDICLQVLSSTSNDLNALVAMDRHMEAVYELLGVSSDVNNNEVQTIGIWCSAGVGKTTLARYIYAKISVNFQTCVFLENVENMKDKILKSEDPTVMTSLDHDIMTKARRKHEKVLLVADGVNNIEQAVWIIEYAKWFAPGSKVALISQNKNLLVDAGVTDVYEVRTLRYDESLQLFSHFAFKQPNPPTDFELLAVHAVHLAGFLPLALRLLGSFLNGKGRQEWEAALLKLKAKQGGNILEVWKLMESPQ; this is encoded by the coding sequence ATGTATTCTTCTTTGTTGGCTGGAAGGGATGTGGATGTCTTCCTAAGCTTCTGCTGCGAGACTAGCGATCATCGAGTTTTGCAAGATCATTTGTTAGGAAGTGGAATCCAAACTTTTGAATCCATCAGCTGGGGGGAGACGAGAGTAAGATCAGTTGATCAACGGACACTCAAGGCTTTGGAAGAGTCGAAAGCGGTTGTGATGCTATCTAAGAGGGAACCTTGTTCCGTTGGGTTCCTTGAAGAGCTCATAGTAATACTCGAGTTTCAAGAGAAAGGTTCACTCAAGGTCATACCCATCTGCCTCACGCCTTACCCTTTTGTTGATGTGGAAGAAGAAAACTCCCAACTATATCCAGAGAATGCGCCGAGCTGGAGAGCCGCACTTACCAAACTGTCCAACATCGCCACCGAGTATCCATTTTCTCGGAATATCAAGTCTATGTTCCTACCAGATTGGCTCAGGGAAGTTGCTCGTGACATTTGTCTCCAAGTTCTCTCTTCCACATCAAACGATTTGAATGCCCTTGTTGCAATGGATCGTCACATGGAAGCTGTTTACGAGTTGTTGGGGGTTTCTTCAGATGTTAACAACAACGAGGTTCAAACCATTGGCATCTGGTGTAGCGCAGGTGTTGGGAAGACAACACTTGCACGGTACATTTATGCAAAGATCTCCGTAAATTTTCAGACATGTGTTTTCCTTGAAAATGTTGAAAACATGAAAGACAAGATTCTAAAGTCTGAAGATCCAACGGTAATGACAAGTTTAGATCACGACATTATGACAAAAGCAAGGCGTAAACACGAGAAAGTTCTCCTTGTAGCTGATGGTGTGAACAACATCGAGCAAGCCGTGTGGATCATTGAATATGCTAAATGGTTTGCTCCAGGAAGCAAAGTCGCTCTCATTAGCCAGAACAAGAATTTGCTTGTTGACGCCGGAGTGACGGATGTGTATGAAGTTAGAACTCTAAGATATGATGAATCTCTTCAACTCTTCTCACATTTTGCGTTCAAGCAGCCAAATCCCCCTACCGATTTCGAACTGCTTGCAGTTCATGCTGTCCATCTCGCAGGGTTTCTTCCTTTAGCACTTAGGCTGTTAGGGTCCTTTTTGAATGGTAAAGGTCGACAGGAGTGGGAAGCTGCACTGCTCAAACTCAAGGCAAAGCAAGGTGGAAATATATTGGAAGTGTGGAAACTTATGGAATCACCACAATGA